Proteins encoded by one window of Dryocola sp. LX212:
- a CDS encoding YebG family protein, protein MAVEIKYVVVREGQEKMAFASKKDADAYDKMLDLAEVLGDWLQHSPVAFEEGQSDVLAMWLAENKDVLSNVLKSGKLPETEAPAPAESCAESMEEANVADHPARKRTKAA, encoded by the coding sequence ATGGCGGTTGAAATTAAATATGTGGTAGTGCGAGAGGGGCAAGAAAAGATGGCTTTCGCCAGTAAAAAAGATGCCGATGCATATGACAAAATGCTCGACCTGGCGGAAGTGCTGGGCGACTGGCTGCAGCACAGCCCGGTAGCCTTTGAAGAAGGTCAGAGCGACGTGCTGGCCATGTGGCTGGCGGAAAATAAAGATGTGCTTTCAAATGTGCTGAAAAGCGGCAAATTGCCGGAGACCGAAGCACCTGCGCCAGCTGAAAGCTGCGCGGAGAGTATGGAAGAGGCAAACGTTGCCGACCATCCTGCCCGTAAACGTACAAAGGCCGCTTAA